In Vigna angularis cultivar LongXiaoDou No.4 chromosome 8, ASM1680809v1, whole genome shotgun sequence, one DNA window encodes the following:
- the LOC108345521 gene encoding uncharacterized protein LOC108345521 isoform X3 translates to MHGCGGDQWKHNRHMWPVPANATTVAIDSSPSQFICKDGRKIRAGDCALFKPPRDSPPFIGIIRKLTYDKQESPSLEVHWLYRPADLKLAKGIVLEAAPNEVFYSFHKDETPAASLLHPCKVAFLRKGVELPSGISAFVCRRVYDIENNCLWWLTDKDYLNEQQEEVNQLLDKTKLEMHGAVQSGGRSPKPLNGPASTQSLKSGSDNIQNSSSFGAQGKGKKRERGDQGSDSSKKERLFKIEDGDSGQFRPESMLKSEIAKITDKGGLVDFEGVEKLVQLMQPDSADKKIDLPGRIMLVDVIALTDRYDCLGWFVQLRGLPVLDEWLQEVHKGKIGDGNPKEGDKSVDDFLLALLRALDKLPVNLHALQTCNVGKSVNHLRTHKNAEIQRKARSLVDTWKRRVEAEMNMNDSKSGSNRAVSWPAKPANSESPHVGNRKTGVNSKDQNSKFFVGAATSDLPLTPIKEERSSSSSQSQNNSITCSSEHAKTIGSCKEDAKSSTAVSMSGSKIHGCTSRIRKSSNGVHGAGAAVGQKEHNSAKHSTRNSPSEKVSPTRASHEKSVDQAIADQGNNQRLILRLPNTGRSPSRGASGGSFEEPATTSSKASSPADRNDNQDRRVKTKTECLLTHVSNMMNEACDANDALIGDEGKGTPIVDERSRANEDSDKVLETSKPTSLPSGFVSRSGQTYDASLSPMNALVESCVKFSEASSSVSHGDDGMNLLATVAAGEISRSENASPVASPERKSPAGDEMCSGNDLKLKHSGEAAVRTLSELNGRATGEHPLNTVDSLQIKNELRHPAMTLSRDFSGDGETISSSHDTNIHVSPTNLSQNVEGPCLRPETKENASVTILTAKKESNADTGVSDSKLMPRAYSLDDDQKVDHMNEEIIEDEKMLVSKPVTNVESENESGEKQPELTSGVDNENQISLEKATGTGILAQKASPIAENCESAYLKKESPASGNALIVPKDDSADDMKSVVIEPEVRPMDQDSSAPDDSNECAEVNTGKKETIGPCSGSSVQPDLQGVSRTESEVSKSCEQKLDANLSEVSGERHACSAAGADAAVKLDFDLNEGFPVDDVSQGEIARQDDPITSSAVHVPCPLPFPISSISGGFHPSITVASAAKGPVIPPENPLRIKGELGWKGSAATSAFRPAEPRKNAEMQSSTNDISSVDVTSIKQNRAPLDFDLNVADERCFEDVGSHGSLDSGPHDRSVGLDLDLNRVDETPEIGTFSISKLDIPVLPSKPSLSSGLSNGGSVSRDFDLNNGPGLEEVGSEVPTRSQQQMKNSVPFPSAVHSTRTNNAEYGNYSAWFPPGNSYSAITVPPLLSGRGEQSYVTGAGAQRIMGPTGSTPFGPEIYRGSVLSSSPAVAYPSTTAFPYPGFPFETNFPLSSNSFSGSTAFMDSSNVGGLCFPTMPTQPVGPGGVVSSTYPRPYVMSLPGGTSNVIPDSRKWGSQSLDLNSGPGVADTERRDERLPSGLRQMSVPNPQASIEDPLKMFQMAGAAALKRKEPDGGWDAERFGYKQHSRQ, encoded by the exons ATGCATGGGTGTGGTGGTGACCAGTGGAAACACAATCGGCACATGTGGCCTGTACCTGCTAACGCGACCACTGTAGCCATCGATTCTTCACCGTCTCAATTTATATGcaaa GATGGACGCAAGATTCGCGCTGGTGATTGTGCACTCTTCAAGCCACCTAGGGACTCCCCTCCTTTTATTGGAATAATTCGCAAGCTAACTTATGATAAACAAGAAAGTCCAAGTTTAGAAGTGCATTGGCTTTACCGACCTGCTGATTTAAAACTTGCTAAAGGAATTGTGCTGGAAGCTGCACCGAACGAAGTTTTTTACTCCTTTCACAAGGATGAAACACCTGCTGCATCATTACTCCATCCGTGTAAAGTCGCATTTCTTCGTAAAGGTGTTGAACTTCCTTCAGGGATATCCGCATTTGTCTGTCGACGAGTTTATGACATTGAGAACAACTGTTTATGGTGGCTAACTGATAAGGACTACCTTAAT GAACAACAGGAAGAAGTTAACCAGCTATTAGACAAGACAAAACTAGAAATGCATGGGGCTGTGCAGTCAGGAGGCCGTTCTCCAAAACCCTTGAATGGTCCAGCATCAACACAGTCTTTGAAATCTGGTTCTGACAACATACAAAATAGTTCTTCGTTTGGTGCACAGGGTAAGGGTAAAAAGAGAGAGCGGGGTGATCAGGGTTCTGATTCATCTAAAAAGGAGCGGTTGTTTAAGATAGAAGATGGAGATTCTGGTCAGTTTAGACCGGAGAGCATGTTAAAGTCCGAGATTGCTAAAATAACTGATAAAGGTGGGCTTGTGGACTTTGAAGGAGTTGAAAAACTGGTACAGCTTATGCAGCCTGACAGTGCTGATAAAAAGATTGATTTACCTGGGCGGATAATGCTTGTTGATGTAATTGCACTTACAGACCGGTACGATTGTCTGGGCTGGTTTGTACAGCTTAGGGGTTTACCTGTATTGGACGAATGGCTGCAGGAGGTCCACAAGGGCAAAATTGGTGATGGAAATCCCAAAGAAGGTGACAAGTCTGTTGATGATTTTTTATTAGCTTTACTGCGTGCATTGGATAAGCTTCCTGTGAACCTTCATGCACTGCAGACCTGTAATGTTGGAAAGTCTGTCAATCATTTACGCACGCACAAGAATGCTGAAATTCAGAGGAAAGCCCGGAGTTTAGTGGACACATGGAAGAGGCGTGTGGAAGCTGAAATGAACATGAATGATTCAAAGTCTGGTTCAAACCGTGCTGTTTCTTGGCCAGCAAAGCCAGCAAACTCGGAGTCTCCTCATGTTGGAAATAGGAAAACAG GTGTGAATTCAAAAGATCAAAACAGTAAATTCTTTGTTGGAGCTGCAACGTCAGATCTACCTTTGACACCTATCAAAGAGGAGAGGAGCAGCAGTTCTAGTCAATCTCAAAATAACAGTATAACTTGTTCTAGTGAACATGCTAAGACTATTGGTTCTTGCAAGGAAGATGCAAAGAGCTCCACTGCAGTGTCAATGAGTGGAAGTAAAATTCATGGTTGTACATCTCGAATTCGCAAGTCAAGCAATGGTGTACATGGGGCTGGTGCTGCAGTAGGTCAAAAGGAGCACAACTCTGCAAAACATTCAACAAGAAATTCACCTTCTGAGAAAGTATCACCAACTCGAGCATCCCACGAAAAATCAGTTGACCAGGCCATTGCCGATCAAGGGAACAACCAGCGATTGATTCTTAGGTTGCCAAACACTGGTCGCAGTCCATCAAGGGGAGCTAGCGGGGGCTCTTTTGAAGAACCAGCTACAACGAGCAGCAAAGCTTCATCTCCTGCAGACCGGAATGATAATCAGGACAGAAGAGTGAAAACTAAGACCGAGTGTTTGCTGACCCATGTGTCAAATATGATGAATGAGGCTTGTGATGCTAATGATGCTTTGATTGGTGATGAAGGTAAGGGTACTCCAATAGTTGATGAGCGAAGCAGGGCAAATGAAGATAGTGATAAGGTATTGGAAACATCAAAGCCGACTAGTTTGCCATCTGGGTTTGTTTCCAGATCAGGGCAGACTTATGATGCTTCTTTAAGCCCCATGAATGCATTAGTTGAAAGCTGTGTAAAGTTTTCTGAAGCAAGTTCATCCGTTTCCCATGGAGATGATGGGATGAACCTACTAGCTACTGTGGCTGCTGGGGAAATATCCAGATCAGAAAATGCGTCACCTGTGGCATCCCCCGAGAGAAAGTCTCCTGCAGGAGATGAAATGTGCTCAGGCAATGATTTGAAGTTAAAGCATTCTGGTGAAGCAGCTGTTCGCACTCTTTCAGAGTTGAATGGTAGGGCTACAGGAGAGCATCCTTTGAATACAGTTGATTCATTGCAGATAAAAAATGAGTTGAGGCATCCTGCCATGACTCTGTCACGTGATTTTTCAGGGGATGGTGAAACCATTTCATCTTCCCATGACACTAATATACATGTCTCCCCTACAAATTTGTCACAAAATGTTGAAGGTCCATGCTTACGGCCCGAAACCAAAGAAAATGCTTCTGTCACAATTCTGACAGCTAAAAAGGAGAGTAATGCAGACACTGGAGTTTCAGACTCTAAATTAATGCCAAGGGCCTACTCTTTGGATGATGATCAGAAGGTTGATCACATGAATGAGGAGATCATTGAGGATGAGAAAATGTTGGTTTCAAAACCTGTTACAAATGTTGAGTCAGAAAACGAATCTGGTGAAAAGCAGCCGGAGTTAACTTCAGGTGTGGATAATGAGAACCAGATTAGTCTGGAGAAAGCAACTGGTACTGGAATACTAGCGCAAAAGGCCTCTCCAATTGCTGAAAACTGTGAGTCTGCATATTTAAAAAAGGAGTCACCTGCTTCTGGCAATGCTTTAATTGTACCCAAGGATGATAGTGCTGATGACATGAAGTCAGTTGTGATTGAGCCTGAGGTAAGACCAATGGACCAGGATTCTTCTGCTCCAGATGATTCTAATGAATGTGCTGAAGTTAATACGGGCAAAAAAGAAACCATTGGTCCGTGTTCTGGTTCATCAGTTCAGCCTGATTTACAAGGAGTGTCTAGGACAGAGAGTGAAGTGTCCAAATCATGTGAGCAAAAGCTTGATGCAAATCTGTCTGAAGTATCAGGAGAGAGGCATGCATGCTCTGCAGCTGGTGCTGATGCAGCTGTGAAACTTGACTTTGATTTAAATGAAGGCTTTCCTGTTGATGATGTAAGTCAAGGGGAGATTGCCAGACAGGATGATCCTATCACATCATCTGCAGTTCATGTTCCTTGCCCATTGCCTTTTCCTATTTCGTCCATCTCTGGTGGCTTCCACCCTTCAATTACCGTTGCATCCGCTGCTAAAGGGCCTGTTATTCCACCAGAAAACCCATTGAGGATCAAGGGGGAGCTTGGATGGAAAGGATCTGCTGCCACCAGTGCATTTCGACCAGCTGAACCTAGGAAAAATGCTGAGATGCAGTCCTCTACTAATGATATTAGTTCTGTTGATGTCACTTCTATCAAACAAAATCGCGCCCCCTTAGATTTTGACTTGAATGTGGCAGATGAAAGATGTTTTGAAGATGTTGGTTCACATGGTTCTTTAGATTCTGGACCACATGATCGTAGTGTGGGACTTGATCTTGATTTAAACAGAGTTGATGAGACTCCTGAAATTGGTACTTTCTCTATAAGCAAACTGGATATCCCTGTTTTACCAAGCAAGCCGTCATTGTCTAGTGGGTTGTCTAATGGTGGAAGTGTCTCAAGAGACTTTGACTTAAATAACGGGCCTGGCCTTGAAGAAGTTGGTAGTGAAGTCCCTACACGTAGTCAGCAGCAGATGAAAAATTCTGTGCCGTTTCCAAGTGCTGTTCATAGCACGAGAACAAACAATGCTGAATATGGAAATTATTCTGCATGGTTTCCTCCTGGAAATTCCTATTCTGCAATTACTGTCCCGCCACTTCTATCTGGTAGAGGGGAGCAGAGTTATGTTACTGGTGCTGGGGCACAACGAATAATGGGTCCAACAGGTAGCACTCCTTTTGGTCCTGAAATCTACAGGGGATCAGTACTCTCATCCTCACCGGCTGTTGCTTATCCATCCACTACAGCTTTTCCATATCCTGGATTTCCATTTGAAACCAATTTTCCATTATCCTCAAACTCCTTTTCTGGTTCAACTGCATTTATGGATTCGTCGAATGTGGGCGGGCTATGTTTTCCTACCATGCCTACACAGCCAGTTGGGCCTGGTGGTGTCGTTTCATCCACATATCCTCGTCCATATGTTATGAGTCTTCCAGGTGGTACTAGTAATGTGATACCTGACAGCAGAAAATGGGGAAGTCAAAGTCTGGATCTTAATTCAGGGCCTGGTGTAGCAGATACAGAACGGAGGGACGAAAGATTGCCTTCAGGATTGCGGCAAATGTCTGTCCCGAACCCACAAGCCTCAATTGAGGACCCCTTGAAGATGTTTCAGATGGCAGGTGCTGCtgcattgaaaagaaaagagcCTGATGGTGGTTGGGATGCTGAAAGATTCGGTTATAAGCAACACTCACGGCAATAG